The genomic segment TCttaaaggaaagaaagagagtaagagagcgagagacagaggctGAGAGGATTGAAATAAGGAGAGGTCAAACGGTCATACCGACTGACCTGGAAGTAGATGAGGAAGCAGTCCAGCTTCCTCTTGCTGGAGCCGCGGTCAAAGTACTGTCCGCAGGTGTCCAGCAGGGTGCAGACCATGCGAATGCGGAACAGGTGCTCGGGGGGGTCCAGGGGGCTGGGGCCGCCGTCCGGGTTCACCCCGAACGAGATGAAGGAGAAGAGGGTGCGGAAGATGACCGCTGACTCCACCATGCGGTAGTTGTAGAGCTCCCCCAGGAACTTGGCACTGCTGATTCGACGCTGGTTGAACTTGGGCTGGTTCACCtgcaaaggagagggggagaaggagcgacaatggaggggggagggggggcagaggAGAAAAGGGCGTGAGatggatagacagagaggagagaaagcaggtgagatggatagacagagaggagagaaagcaggtgagatggatagacagagaggagagaaagcaggtgagatggatagacagagaggagagaaagcaggtgagatggatagacagagaggagagaaagcaggtgagatggatagacagagaggagagaaagcaggtgagatggatagacagagaggagagaaagcaggtgagatggatagacagagaggagagaaagcaggtgagatggatagacagagaggagagaaagcaggtgagatggatagacagagaggagagaaagcaggtgagatggatagacagagaggagagaaagcagGTGAGATGGATAGACAGAGAGGTGTTGAAGTTGAGTGCCTCTGTGCTCAGAAACACCATAAATATGAAGCCCCAGGGAAGACTTTACCCACATGAACCTAACATGCAGCCTGTTCACACGGTATACAACACGTAGCCTCAACAATCAATCATTCAAGTCATAAGAAACATACCATCAATCTCTCCTGCTAGGGCTCTTCACATGGCCCTGACATCCAAGAATGAACTCTTGAATCTGGGCCTGACTCCAACAAGATCCCCTTCCCCGGTCCTCACCTCAACAGCTCACCACCCTGGGCTTGCCTTCCCCTTCCCACCCCCTCCCATGGTGCTCACCTCCATTCCCAGGCGGATGTCCTCCAGAACCCCGTCCACCACGTGGATGCCCACGTCCTCCTGGTAGGCCACAAGGCCGGCCAGCAGGTTGGCCACACAGTGGATGCTGTTGTACTTGACGTTCCAGATGTTGACCATGCAGCAGATCAGGTAGCCTTTAGACTCTGGGTCCTGCCAGGGGAGTTTACGCATCTGCCTCAACAcctaggggagggaggagagaagaggacggaAACGAGGGAGACAAGGAAGCAGAGAACGAGAAGGGAGAGGTAAGATGATAATTGGCAGGTGTTTGTGATACTTCTGTTGTGGTTTTGTATGTTAAAGAAAATCAAGACTAATCGGGGGGGAAATCACACCTCTTTTTCCCCCTCATATCTCTCTATAGTGTTATGATGAATATGCATAAGCCAGTGACTGTATAAATGAGGCACCATGAACTAACACTCGCACTTGACTTTTTTCCTCCCTTactagtttcaagttttattagtcgtatatGTACGGCATACGTATGGTATTCATCGTCCAACCAAATGCTAACTTGCAGGTTACTTCTCGAAAATGCAAcaagaataagaaataataaaagaacacgaacataaagtaaatgtctGTAGAATAGAATAATACATTTTAGCATAAggataatacaggaaggcacaatttatagtccaatatttacatgtATATTGGGGAAGGGGAGAATGGGGGGCAAGTATACAAATAGAGCAGTATAATACGAGTCTGAAAGcagcaccttcctaatattgagttgcacccccttttggccTCAAAAAAGCCTCAATTTGTcgcggcatggactctacaaagtatcAAAAGCGTTACACAGAAAGTTTAATATTTTTTACCctctttttcgtgatatccaattacgatcttgtcttatcgctgcaactccccaacgggctcgggagagacgatggtcgagtcatgtgtcctccgaaacacgacccgccaaaccacgctcattaacacccacccgcttaacccggaaaccagctgcaccaaagtcagcctgcaggcgcccggcccgccacaaggagtcactagagcgcgataaGCCAAGTAAAgccaccccggccaaaccctcccctaacccggatgacgctgggccaattgtgcgccgccctatgggactcccggtcatggCCGGTGATGAcccagcctgggatcgaacctggtCTGTAGAGACGCCTCAGGCACTTTAGACCGCTGAGGCCacagaaagttacagaggcctaTATATCATAGTCCCCCAAAAATGATAACCTCCGCTGTTATTGTAATCGTGAggtgttagcatgtcttggggggtatAATATTCGTGCATCTGTACTCATCTGTACTCATCACACTCActacgattcattcaggattatccgtaaccatggtagcatccacattaaatgtagaagtgtttagaaacacattctattcttatttacaataaaaatgactccaaaatgacacaccattaatttctatttggcacaaaataatctgaaacacagcagaagcatccaacaagtttgtacagccattgtgtgctaggaatatgggatcaaatacttttgactattttaatacacATAGTGAATTTGACCCAATACCTTTGGTCCCATAAAACGAAGGGACTATGTACAAACTGCcgtcatttctaaacggttcacccgatatggagcaaaataccctcaaattatagtcgacagtctgcactttaacctcatagcttttggagctcactgtatcttaagatgaatgcactaactctTAAGTtgcactggataagagcgtctgctaaatgactcaaatgtaaaatctTCATACCTTCTCCGTGGTGACCTTGGAGAGGTCCTTGTAGAGCAGTTTGCGGATGTACTCCTGCAGCGGGGGCCTCTTCTTCCTGACAGTCTTCTCCATGGGCGGGGGGTTGCAGTAGTAGTAGGCGTTCTCCACCATGGTCACGTAGCGAGCATCCAGGTGCTGCGCCTGCTTCTTACGCATCATTTGCTCCTAAGACACGCAAACATACAAAAACAAGTGAGCCATTCAATATAGCCCAGAACGCAGCTAAAAGCCCTCAAAAAAGGCGTGTTGTCTTATTATCTTGCCAAACGTAACCTAGAAAATATGGCAGCTGTGCATGCGACATGAATAACCTCGTCCAAAAGCAATTTAGGGATAATAAAGCTGGATTAATAGAGCTTTATAAACCAGATTTAACCCTGTATTTTGGTACCAGTTAGGAAGGCCAAAACAGGTCTCTCTCCAGGACTCTGGATGCACTCCACAACCTTAGGGGAATTCCAGTACAGTGtttgagaggggtgtgtgtgtctgtttgcttGTACATTCGTGGAGGCTGCCGAGGGGAGAACGGATCATAATAATGGCCGAAACGGAATCAAACACCTGGATTTGAAAtaaattccgctccagtcattaccacgagcccgttctccccaattcaggttccaccaacctcctgtgttgtaCACGTACGTGCGTTcattgccgtgtgtgtgtgtgcatgcgtgtgtgtaccAGAAGGACGCTGGTCCGGAGGTGGGAGTCGGGGGATCTGAAGAGGAAGCGTCCACTGGTCTCCAGCAGGGTGCAGGCCATCTCTATGTGGTGATGGGAGAAATCTGACAGCAGCAtctgtagaacacacacacacacagtaacatgatgaCAGTGTAACACAATAATTGTAACAGTAatcacgtttccatccacagtttttatgcgagttaagtcatgtattgtttttttttttatcacgacaggtgtgatggaaacaggaagtgtcaATACAATTTCAGAAATGTCGACAAACAATTTGttagttcgacatggtgggatcattTTGTGTCGGTAAAACTAATTATGTGAGATTTGCAGTGAAAActcctttatgcgcaaatattgatataataaaccATCATGTTGATGTGAATTTGGAGTCACGAGATATGCTAAGTTGTACCACCCCTACAACATGGAAATGTACTAAGAGTTTATAGGCAGATTAAATAAGTTCTGATGAACTTCATGGTGGTTAAGTGATGGGTGGTGATGAGCTTCGAAGGTGTTATTTGAatgctggtgacatgatgattgatgcaTGGCTGCCAATTATCAAATACAaattataaactgtgtggttcgagccctgaatgctgattggctgacagcggtGGTAtttcagaccatataccacaggtatgacaaaacatgaatttttactgctctaattaagtAGGTAACCAGTTTACAATAGCAACGATGCGTCGTGCCTAAGGTGGTataatggccatataccacaccccctcgtgctttATTGCTTAATAATATTGCTCTTATCCATATCTCagcatatttacattttagtcatttagcagacgctcttatccagagcgacttacagtagtgaatgcatacatttcatacattttttttcttcccatacgggtcccccgtgggaatcgaacccacaaccctggcgttgcaaacaccatgctcgcGGGACCATATAACTTATAACCTACCCTTGTCCACTTTATCAGCAAACTGTTATCTAGAGAGCATGTGCCAAAACCAGATTGGGCACGTTACCTATTTATAGCAACAGTTAGTGACAAAACTATTGGTAGAGGTAAAAATGAAATGGAAACATTGAACTTCTGCTTTTTATTTGGTACAGGAAAATGTGAATATTGTTTTCATGCAGATTTTAGAAGAGTCGCATGAatatctgtcgccaattggatggaaacctagctaacgATAGCACAGCTTCCTGGTGAGAGAGATGCAGCCCCTACCTTCAGACAATGCAGAGTGTCCGTTTTTGAGAACAACTTGAACTTGGCCAGCTCCCCGATAAACCTTacagttttattttttgtttcgATGTTGATCTGGTCCTTCTTCCGGATCTACAAGGAAACACAACAAGCATTGTGTATTAAAAACTCTTTCAAAACTGTTTGTTTCCTTCAGTATAAGTCCTATTTTAATGAGGCAGTGGTTCTGTATGAAAGACACAACGAGGAAGGTGCTAATAGCTGTAGTAAAGTCTTGGGACCTACGTGGAACCTGAAGTCTCCTTTGAGTATGGAGCACAGGTCCTCGGCCACATCTGACATGCAGGGGTGAAGGGTGGCCACCAGACGGGAGTAAAAGGGCAGCAGATCCAACCTGgaagaacacaacacaaccatgagCTTTACAATAGCATAAGTACCATTGACTTCCTTTATGCCATTTCAAATTAAATGAGGAGCAACAGCACCACCTAGTGGGGAGAAAAGAAAAAACATATTCCCACACAAATCAATACATGATCAAATCCTTCCAAATTCACTATCTGcatgtgcatgcgtgcatgcttTGTCAGGGAACGGTGAAGAGAGTCCGGACCAGCTTCCTGATCCAATCCTTCCAAATGAACTATCTGCTTTATAGTGTGTGTGGTACCTTTGTCTGGGAACGGTGAAGAGAGCCCGGACCAGCTTCCTCCTGTTTGACTTGGTGTTCATGTTCATGCAGAAATCCATGGCAGCCTGTGAACAAACACACCTACAGTCAGACTAATTCACTGCACAACTGTGTACTTAGTACCATATTCACTGTGAATCGTTGCCTTTGTGGCTAAACTCAAATTGTCAAGCTGGGAATACATCCTTCTGGTACGCTGAAGGTGTGTGTTCTCTCCTTGCCTTGTCTATGAGGTCTCTGTTGACACAGTTGGGAAGCTGCTGGATGAAGGCGTCCACGATGAGCTTCAGATGGGACCCGGTGCTTGCCTCCTCATCCTCTTGTTCTTCATACAGAAACAGGGAGGACACAGTCAAACATGTATACAACAAAGTCATGCTCCAAATAGCTCCTTAGCGAACTTAAGAGTCACTCACCGACAGAAACAGAAAGAGCAAAGCCATAGCATAGGTATAAGCCTAGGAACGGGGTTGATACATGTGGTATATTAGAAACCTTGTGAATGACTGTCTGGTTTCCACATGCTCAGCAACACACCTCTGTTTAGTTGATTGGCCCTGAGCACCCATGAGTGGGCCCTAGCTCTGTTTCCCTGACCTCTCTCATACCCTAACTTGATCCCTGGAaaagacacacaaacaccaaGACACTGTCCATGTCAATAACCAACATGGTTCCTTTATCCAGAGGTTGTAGATATTAGATTATTGCCACCCTCTTGTTGTCTTTGTCAAAATGGAAAGCTGGGTGTGCAAAGcgctgggtggtgtgtgctgctTGGTGGCTGGTGGGTGGATAGAGAATACCTTCATCTTTACCTTGCTCGTCCAACAGCTTTTTGGCGAGCTCTGCCTCGTTCTCTGCCTCGTCAGGTCCATCCAGCTCCAGAGGGTCATCAGCGATGTCTAGAGCCTCGAGCTCCAACTCCAACTCCTCTGTGGTGGCCGCAGCATCTTTAGCCTCTGAGGAAAGGACACAGCAACAAGAGCAGGCTCAGTCAGACAGCCTGAGTGTCTGTGTGAGTCTGCATGCGTGCATATGTGTAGGTGGCTGTACCTTTAGCAGCAGCCTCCTCTTTGTCCTTGCCCTTCTCGTTATCTTTGAACAGGATGGCGGGGACGAAGGCCTTCAGGTCCACCATGTTCTCGTAGAAGTTCCTGGCATCCTCGTCCTCCCAGATGCCCCCCTCCAGGTCATACTCTCCGGGCTTCCCAGGGGTGAAGATGTCAATGCCAGGGCCGTGCTCTATTacacagagaggaaaggagacgGCTAGTTACACAGACACCAAAGACTGTAGGCTACATATAACCAACAGCAATAAAATATGATAACAATGTGGCTTTATAACACAAATCACCCAAAAGTACAACAAAAAGCTCAGTCTTTACATTGTTCCTATAACAAAGTAATAAACAGTATACAAGGGTTGTTACTCTTTACCTTCCTGCACAGTCTTGTCCAGTGGAAGCTCTGGCATGTTCTCATCCAGAAAGTCGGCCAGAGACTGGGTGTTAGCCAGCAGCTTCTGGTAGGACGTGGCAAACTCCTCATGCTGCTTGTGTCTGTCCTCACTCAGCTCCCCTTTGGAGTGGAGGATACGCCTGGAGGGAGAAAAAACATGGAGCTGTCAGTATGTACACGcaaacacatttagcatgttACTCAAATAGGCAAATTGTCATGTACTGTGGCAGGAGTATACACTGAAATCAATAATACAAGAGAAGAAGTGAGATAGGTCATGGAGAAAAGTTTCTCCAAGTAACCTAGGCCCCATCACCTGTTCTGCCTCTCAATGTTCTGCAGCTCGCGGTGGTCCTTCTTCAGGTGCTTGGTGAGCGAGGTGAAGTACTCCCTCAGAAGGTTCTGAAAGGGCTGCTGCTTCTCTGTGTTGATGATCTCGCTGGGAGGGAAGGCCAGGCCAAACTTCTCCCGTGCAGCCTTCACCTTGCGAGGCACCAGGCCCGCGATGTCGTCCCCGCAGTGCTTACAGAAGCTGATGACCACTGACACATGCGTGTGTGTCTCGCGGTCTGTCCCGATGATGCTCTTCAGCTGCTCGTAGATGAGTGACAGGCCCTCCTTGTCCGTGAACAGGCCTACGATGGTGAGCTCTGCGATGAAGCGCAGGTCGGTGCGCAGCTTGCTCACGTTGGGTGCCTTCTCTTCCTTGCGTGCCTCAAAGTGCCTTTTCCAGGCCTGGAGGAGCAGTGGGGCAAATTCGGCGTAGCGCTGGTGGAAGAGGGAGCACAGGTGCACGGCGCAGCCCACGTCAGAGATCTTCAGCTTGGCCTCCACCACAGAGCCCACCGCCTCGCCGATGTACTTGCTGAGGTTTAGTGAGCCAAAGTCGTTGGAGAGGGCATCGCGCTGCTGCTCGGTGAGCGTGCGCAGCTTCTTGACAAAGGCTGTGTTCTTCTTCAAGCTGGAGTCAAGGCGGCTAAAGAAGGTCTCCTCGGGACGGCCCTCATGGGCGTTCTGGTTGCGGACGCGAAGCTCCTTCCGGCACTGATGGCGCTCCCAGGCCTCCTGGTGGAGCTGGtggccctcctccttctccctggaGTGGGAAGAAAGATGGAGAATCAAAATACTGACCATACACAAAGTTCATGATGTTGAGAGCACCTACAGTAGAACATGATACATTATTATAGTGGTTCCTCCCCTGAGCTCTTACTTGAGTTGAGCTGCCTCCTCTTCACGCTGTCTCTTGGCCTCCTCCTCCTGAACTttcctctcctgctcctcctgctgcttcttctcttcttcctccttcttcctctgctcctcctctgccttctgtttctcctcctctttccgtTTCCGCTCTTTTTCTTCCTTCTTTCTTTTGTCTTCCTCAAGCCGCCTCCGCTTTTCCTCTGCAGCCTTACCAATATCTTTCTTGCCACTCATCTTTGCCTCATCCTTCACTTTATCCCGGGAGGAGGCGGGCCGTCTATCACCATCCCTGTCTTTCTCCTTGTTACTAAAGGAGCTCACCTCTTTCTCATCCATGTTTAATGATCTCTTGCCCTCAGCAGGCATTCTAGAAAAACAAAAAACTAAATTGAGTCATTCTCATTAGCAGTGTTACACATATCAGAGCTAGGCAAGCCTAGTTAATAACATACACTTTGACTTAACGTTAATATTCGCTGATCATAACATTGGCTAATTCACATTGCTAGCTACACACGCATCACAAAATGTCGATATAACAATACTAGCTGTGCTGTGACTGGTCGAGCCGCTAAAAGTTTTAGCCTGCCGTTGGTGAAAGCGTCAtaagattaaatgtcagtgaTTGAACATTCCAATAACTCAGCTAACTAGTTATTTTTCTAATATCCGCGAACTACCATATCTAGCTATATAGGTAACGTTATAAAATGCCCCCCCCTCTTAAATCGCATTtatttgatagtgttgttaaggaaACGTTAGCTATGTTGACATTGTCTTACCTACGACGCACGTATAGCTAGCCTAACATAGCATGGCAACTTGCTGAACACACAACGGTTAGGTAAGAACCGTTAGCTGTACAATTGCTAAATTACGACGATTACGTACAATCATTTTAGAACAATGCAATAACGTGTAAACAAATTTTTTTTTACCACAAGTGTCGACAAAACAGCACACACTAAGCCAACGTTACGTTGCTAacgcgttagctagctaactgttgttaGGCCGCTTCGGCTTGAATAGAGGTAAACAAATGGCTTGGTAGCCCGCGAGCACTAAGATCGTCGATGTCAATCGTCTGCATAAACCAAAAATAAGCGGCAATATATATATTAGTAATCATTACATGTCGTTCATTATAGAATATAGTCTAAAACACATTATTACCTTCGATTTCTGTCAACATAAACATCAGACTTGTGTTAATAAGTAAAAATGATTTCCTTGTGCGGGAAAGGACCCCTTTGATTGAGCACCAAACATTCTGCCTGAAAGGAAATGTAGGCCTAATCTTCTTTGTTTATTGAATCGATATGCAGATCGAatatatttaaaatattttttaaggAATATTTTATCAATAGATAATAGTTTACCTACACAAATGATATAACTGAGTTATGTATTCATTAATTCAGACAGGCAATGTCGCAGATGACATTAGGGAGTgttgtctctgttgtgtctgcTGGAGCAACAGTTGCAGCCGAGAGTTCCAGtcaattatgtatatatacacacataacatttcagtcatttagcagacttacaTGAGCAATATGCTTTTATCCTTTGTCAATTatccttgctcaaaggcacatctTCAGATTTTTCACCTAATCGGCTCGGAGATTCAAACCAGCGATGTTTTGGTTATTGACCTAACACTCTTAACGCTAAGCTACCTGCTGTGGGTAGAGATTTATTTTGGTTCA from the Salmo salar chromosome ssa17, Ssal_v3.1, whole genome shotgun sequence genome contains:
- the LOC106576024 gene encoding regulator of nonsense transcripts 2 isoform X5, which gives rise to MFMLTEIEVFCFSRMPAEGKRSLNMDEKEVSSFSNKEKDRDGDRRPASSRDKVKDEAKMSGKKDIGKAAEEKRRRLEEDKRKKEEKERKRKEEEKQKAEEEQRKKEEEEKKQQEEQERKVQEEEAKRQREEEAAQLKEKEEGHQLHQEAWERHQCRKELRVRNQNAHEGRPEETFFSRLDSSLKKNTAFVKKLRTLTEQQRDALSNDFGSLNLSKYIGEAVGSVVEAKLKISDVGCAVHLCSLFHQRYAEFAPLLLQAWKRHFEARKEEKAPNVSKLRTDLRFIAELTIVGLFTDKEGLSLIYEQLKSIIGTDRETHTHVSVVISFCKHCGDDIAGLVPRKVKAAREKFGLAFPPSEIINTEKQQPFQNLLREYFTSLTKHLKKDHRELQNIERQNRRILHSKGELSEDRHKQHEEFATSYQKLLANTQSLADFLDENMPELPLDKTVQEEHGPGIDIFTPGKPGEYDLEGGIWEDEDARNFYENMVDLKAFVPAILFKDNEKGKDKEEAAAKEAKDAAATTEELELELEALDIADDPLELDGPDEAENEAELAKKLLDEQEQEDEEASTGSHLKLIVDAFIQQLPNCVNRDLIDKAAMDFCMNMNTKSNRRKLVRALFTVPRQRLDLLPFYSRLVATLHPCMSDVAEDLCSILKGDFRFHIRKKDQINIETKNKTVRFIGELAKFKLFSKTDTLHCLKMLLSDFSHHHIEMACTLLETSGRFLFRSPDSHLRTSVLLEQMMRKKQAQHLDARYVTMVENAYYYCNPPPMEKTVRKKRPPLQEYIRKLLYKDLSKVTTEKVLRQMRKLPWQDPESKGYLICCMVNIWNVKYNSIHCVANLLAGLVAYQEDVGIHVVDGVLEDIRLGMEVNQPKFNQRRISSAKFLGELYNYRMVESAVIFRTLFSFISFGVNPDGGPSPLDPPEHLFRIRMVCTLLDTCGQYFDRGSSKRKLDCFLIYFQRYIWWKKSVEVWSAEHQFPIDIDYMISDTLELLRPKMRLCISLEDSARQVTELEREFLVKLGLAMDGQKDGRPSSAMGSEGEALDEDDDDDDEEGGADTEEQSGNESEMNEPEEEEGSENEEEEREEEEEENTDYLTDSNKENETDEENNEVTIRGGGLKHVACAEDEDFIQALDKMMLENLQQRSGEAVKVHQLDVAIPLQLKSQLKKGPGGPVCSGEGDADISDTMQFVMLTRKGNKQQFKILNVPLSSHLAANHFNQQQAEQEERMRMKKLTLDINERQEQEDYQEMMASLAQRPAPANTNRERRPRYQHPKGAPNADLIFKTGGRKQETKQERNERHEKRDRQERQEKHKRNDRYEGQEARASQLSRTRY
- the LOC106576024 gene encoding regulator of nonsense transcripts 2 isoform X2, which translates into the protein MFMLTEIEVFCFSRMPAEGKRSLNMDEKEVSSFSNKEKDRDGDRRPASSRDKVKDEAKMSGKKDIGKAAEEKRRRLEEDKRKKEEKERKRKEEEKQKAEEEQRKKEEEEKKQQEEQERKVQEEEAKRQREEEAAQLKEKEEGHQLHQEAWERHQCRKELRVRNQNAHEGRPEETFFSRLDSSLKKNTAFVKKLRTLTEQQRDALSNDFGSLNLSKYIGEAVGSVVEAKLKISDVGCAVHLCSLFHQRYAEFAPLLLQAWKRHFEARKEEKAPNVSKLRTDLRFIAELTIVGLFTDKEGLSLIYEQLKSIIGTDRETHTHVSVVISFCKHCGDDIAGLVPRKVKAAREKFGLAFPPSEIINTEKQQPFQNLLREYFTSLTKHLKKDHRELQNIERQNRRILHSKGELSEDRHKQHEEFATSYQKLLANTQSLADFLDENMPELPLDKTVQEEHGPGIDIFTPGKPGEYDLEGGIWEDEDARNFYENMVDLKAFVPAILFKDNEKGKDKEEAAAKEAKDAAATTEELELELEALDIADDPLELDGPDEAENEAELAKKLLDEQGIKLGYERGQGNRARAHSWVLRANQLNREQEDEEASTGSHLKLIVDAFIQQLPNCVNRDLIDKAAMDFCMNMNTKSNRRKLVRALFTVPRQRLDLLPFYSRLVATLHPCMSDVAEDLCSILKGDFRFHIRKKDQINIETKNKTVRFIGELAKFKLFSKTDTLHCLKMLLSDFSHHHIEMACTLLETSGRFLFRSPDSHLRTSVLLEQMMRKKQAQHLDARYVTMVENAYYYCNPPPMEKTVRKKRPPLQEYIRKLLYKDLSKVTTEKVLRQMRKLPWQDPESKGYLICCMVNIWNVKYNSIHCVANLLAGLVAYQEDVGIHVVDGVLEDIRLGMEVNQPKFNQRRISSAKFLGELYNYRMVESAVIFRTLFSFISFGVNPDGGPSPLDPPEHLFRIRMVCTLLDTCGQYFDRGSSKRKLDCFLIYFQRYIWWKKSVEVWSAEHQFPIDIDYMISDTLELLRPKMRLCISLEDSARQVTELEREFLVKLGLAMDGQKDGRPSSAMGSEGEALDEDDDDDDEEGGADTEEQSGNESEMNEPEEEEGSENEEEEREEEEEENTDYLTDSNKENETDEENNEVTIRGGGLKHVACAEDEDFIQALDKMMLENLQQRSGEAVKVHQLDVAIPLQLKSQLKKGPGGPVCSGEGDADISDTMQFVMLTRKGNKQQFKILNVPLSSHLAANHFNQQQAEQEERMRMKKLTLDINERQEQEDYQEMMASLAQRPAPANTNRERRPRYQHPKGAPNADLIFKTGGRKQETKQERNERHEKRDRQERQEKHKRNDRYEGQEARASQLSRTRY